The following are encoded in a window of Lichenicola cladoniae genomic DNA:
- a CDS encoding M1 family metallopeptidase: protein MRLIQLALLPALLCSTAWTTTAAFAEPSGPPAIAPVPHDDPAAPDPAVIFAPFEKGNQPNATRSGSGLPGPGYWQNRADYTIAASIETGPHVLHGSETIAYTNNSSDPLDVLWVQLDQNIYRADARARFSSRYFNGHTTDGDVIESVSVEPAKGGMPVPVPFLISDTRMQVRLPASLAPHGGRLRLHIAWHHTVPGSWGGRTAVTPTSNGDIYEMGQWFPRMAVYDDLRGWDTSPYLGQEFYLEYGDIDYSVTVPWNFIVQGSGALLNPGQVLTATERARLAQAATSDRTVMIRSPAEVTDPASRPTRSGSQTWHFRMQNTRDVAFAASAAFAWDAARLNLPPVSPAPGAKPIPRLAMSIYPVEAAANWTRSTEYVKHAIEYFSRQWYPFPWPNAINLAGHGAGMEYPGMAFDGIKDHGKELFWITTHELGHNWFPMIVGSNERRDAFMDEGFNTFIDVYASDHFNHGEYAPKRDPEYAPGGGNPADEIIPWLKDPKAPTLLEPPDLVVETYRHPITYFKGSLGLVLLREQILGPDRFDPAFRRYIAAWAYKHPTPYDFFRFMSSEGGENLSWWWRGWYEHNWTLDMGITGTSYPDNDPDHGVTIALHNKGWLLMPATLLVTSADGTATRATVPVEAWMQGNKTSITLPTHGAIRSVVLDPDLKLPDTDRSDNIFDPKP from the coding sequence ATGCGTCTCATCCAGCTCGCCCTTCTCCCCGCCCTTCTCTGTTCCACCGCCTGGACCACCACCGCCGCTTTCGCCGAGCCCTCGGGGCCGCCGGCGATCGCTCCGGTCCCGCATGACGATCCGGCGGCTCCGGATCCGGCGGTGATCTTCGCGCCGTTCGAGAAGGGCAACCAGCCGAACGCTACCCGGTCCGGCAGCGGCCTGCCCGGGCCCGGCTATTGGCAGAACCGCGCCGACTACACGATCGCCGCCTCGATCGAGACCGGGCCGCACGTACTGCACGGCAGCGAAACGATCGCGTACACCAACAACAGCTCCGATCCGCTCGACGTGCTGTGGGTGCAGCTCGACCAGAACATCTATCGCGCCGACGCACGTGCAAGATTCTCGTCGCGTTATTTCAACGGACACACCACCGACGGCGACGTCATAGAGTCAGTCAGCGTCGAACCCGCGAAAGGCGGCATGCCGGTCCCGGTTCCGTTCCTGATCTCGGACACGCGGATGCAGGTGCGCCTGCCGGCCAGCCTCGCGCCGCACGGCGGACGCCTGCGGCTGCACATCGCCTGGCATCATACGGTGCCGGGCAGCTGGGGCGGACGGACGGCGGTGACGCCGACCAGCAATGGCGACATCTACGAGATGGGCCAATGGTTTCCGCGCATGGCAGTCTATGACGACCTGCGCGGCTGGGATACCTCGCCCTATCTCGGGCAGGAATTCTATCTCGAATACGGCGACATCGATTACAGCGTGACGGTGCCGTGGAACTTCATCGTCCAAGGGTCGGGCGCGCTGCTCAACCCGGGGCAGGTACTGACCGCGACCGAGCGGGCACGCCTGGCACAGGCGGCCACCAGCGACCGCACGGTGATGATCCGCAGTCCCGCCGAGGTGACCGATCCGGCCAGCCGCCCGACCCGGTCGGGGAGCCAGACCTGGCACTTCCGCATGCAGAACACCCGCGACGTCGCCTTCGCGGCATCGGCCGCCTTCGCCTGGGACGCCGCGCGCCTGAACCTGCCGCCGGTGTCCCCGGCTCCGGGCGCCAAGCCGATCCCCCGGCTGGCCATGTCGATCTATCCGGTGGAGGCCGCCGCCAACTGGACGCGCTCGACCGAATACGTGAAGCACGCGATCGAGTATTTCTCCCGGCAATGGTACCCCTTCCCCTGGCCGAACGCGATCAACCTCGCCGGGCATGGCGCCGGGATGGAATATCCCGGCATGGCGTTCGACGGGATCAAGGACCATGGCAAGGAGCTGTTCTGGATCACCACCCATGAACTCGGCCATAACTGGTTCCCGATGATCGTCGGCTCCAACGAGCGCCGGGATGCTTTCATGGACGAGGGCTTCAACACCTTCATCGACGTCTATGCCTCGGACCATTTCAATCACGGCGAATATGCCCCGAAGCGCGATCCGGAATACGCCCCGGGCGGCGGCAACCCGGCCGACGAGATCATCCCTTGGCTGAAGGACCCGAAGGCGCCGACGCTGCTGGAACCGCCCGACCTCGTGGTCGAGACGTACCGGCACCCGATCACCTACTTCAAGGGATCGCTCGGGCTGGTGCTGCTTCGCGAGCAGATCCTGGGACCGGACCGGTTCGATCCGGCGTTTCGTCGCTACATCGCAGCGTGGGCCTACAAGCATCCCACCCCGTATGATTTCTTCCGGTTCATGAGCAGCGAAGGCGGCGAGAACCTGTCCTGGTGGTGGCGTGGTTGGTACGAACACAACTGGACGCTCGACATGGGAATTACCGGAACGTCGTATCCCGACAACGACCCGGATCACGGCGTGACGATCGCCCTGCACAACAAGGGCTGGCTGCTGATGCCGGCCACGTTGCTGGTCACGTCCGCCGACGGCACCGCCACGCGCGCGACGGTTCCGGTCGAGGCCTGGATGCAGGGCAACAAGACCAGCATCACCCTGCCGACACATGGTGCGATCCGTTCGGTCGTGCTGGACCCGGATTTGAAACTTCCCGATACCGACAGGAGCGATAATATTTTCGATCCTAAGCCGTAG